From Acidovorax sp. FHTAMBA, one genomic window encodes:
- a CDS encoding PilT/PilU family type 4a pilus ATPase produces the protein MERDQASKFINDLLKLMVSRNGSDLFITAEFPPAIKVDGKVTKVSPQPLTPTHTLTLARAIMSDKQVADFERTKECNFAISPAGIGRFRVNAFIQQGKVGMVLRTIPLTLPTIDGLGVPQVLKEVTMTKRGLCILVGATGSGKSTTLAAMVDWRNENSFGHIITVEDPVEFVHPHKNCVVTQREVGLDTDSWEAALKNTLRQAPDVILMGEIRDRETMEHAVSFAETGHLCLATLHANSANQALDRIINFFPEERRAQLLMDLSLNLRAMVSQRLIPKQDGKGRAAAVEIMLNTPLISDLIFKGEVSEIKEIMKKSRNLGMQTFDQALFDLYEANVISYEDALRNADSLNDLRLQIKLNSQRAKSPDLASGTEHFAIV, from the coding sequence ATGGAACGCGATCAGGCCAGTAAATTCATCAACGACCTGCTCAAGCTGATGGTGAGCCGCAATGGCAGCGACCTGTTCATCACCGCAGAGTTTCCGCCCGCGATCAAGGTCGATGGCAAAGTGACCAAGGTCTCGCCCCAGCCGCTCACGCCAACGCACACGCTCACCCTGGCACGCGCCATCATGAGCGACAAGCAGGTGGCCGATTTTGAGCGCACCAAGGAATGCAACTTCGCCATTTCACCCGCCGGCATCGGGCGGTTTCGCGTCAACGCTTTCATCCAGCAGGGCAAGGTGGGCATGGTGCTGCGGACGATTCCGCTCACGCTGCCCACCATCGATGGCCTGGGCGTGCCGCAGGTGCTCAAGGAAGTGACGATGACCAAGCGCGGCCTGTGCATCCTGGTGGGTGCTACAGGCTCGGGCAAGTCCACCACGCTGGCCGCCATGGTCGACTGGCGCAACGAGAACTCCTTCGGCCACATCATCACGGTGGAAGACCCGGTGGAATTCGTGCACCCGCACAAGAACTGCGTGGTGACGCAGCGCGAAGTGGGTCTGGACACCGACAGCTGGGAAGCGGCCCTGAAGAACACGCTGCGCCAGGCGCCCGACGTGATCCTCATGGGCGAAATCCGCGACCGTGAAACCATGGAGCATGCGGTGTCGTTCGCCGAAACCGGACACCTGTGCCTTGCCACGCTGCACGCCAACAGCGCCAACCAGGCGCTGGACCGGATCATCAACTTCTTCCCCGAAGAGCGCCGCGCCCAGCTGCTGATGGACCTGTCGCTCAACCTGCGCGCCATGGTGTCGCAGCGCCTGATCCCCAAGCAGGATGGCAAGGGCCGCGCGGCCGCGGTGGAAATCATGCTCAATACGCCGCTGATTTCCGATCTGATCTTCAAGGGCGAAGTCTCCGAGATCAAGGAGATCATGAAAAAAAGCCGCAACCTGGGCATGCAGACGTTTGACCAGGCGCTGTTCGACCTGTACGAAGCCAACGTGATCAGCTACGAAGACGCGTTGCGCAACGCCGACTCGCTCAATGACCTGCGCCTGCAGATCAAGCTCAACAGCCAGCGCGCCAAGTCTCCCGATCTGGCGTCCGGCACGGAGCATTTCGCCATCGTCTGA
- a CDS encoding cyclic nucleotide-binding domain-containing protein — translation MKGILSLLKMKSRGGKPAEDHTDSVLFSTAFAGQGVDESMLVPWEARAVEVGAKRLPTSRGGKLLQGLWAKDKYMAHLDKDAVERMERFFEFAAVPSNRDVIRQDEYGNFMVVLLTGTIAVDRVQPWGEQLRLAETRPGDILGEMSLLDSGIRFSACTTLTDCEIAVLSAEAMDDMMTKDPQLAASLIALLARKLSLRLRVVSARLSDNQK, via the coding sequence ATGAAAGGCATTCTGAGCCTTCTGAAAATGAAAAGCCGGGGCGGCAAGCCTGCGGAAGACCACACGGATTCCGTGCTGTTCTCCACCGCGTTTGCGGGCCAGGGCGTGGACGAATCCATGCTGGTCCCCTGGGAGGCCCGCGCTGTGGAAGTGGGCGCCAAGCGCCTGCCCACCAGCCGGGGCGGCAAGCTGCTGCAGGGCCTGTGGGCCAAAGACAAGTACATGGCGCACCTGGACAAGGACGCTGTGGAGCGCATGGAGCGCTTTTTCGAGTTTGCGGCCGTGCCGTCCAACCGCGACGTGATCCGCCAGGACGAATATGGCAATTTCATGGTGGTGCTGCTGACCGGCACCATCGCCGTGGACCGCGTGCAGCCCTGGGGCGAGCAATTGCGACTGGCCGAGACGCGCCCCGGCGATATCCTGGGCGAGATGTCGCTGCTGGACAGTGGCATCCGGTTTTCCGCCTGTACCACGCTCACCGATTGTGAGATCGCCGTGCTCAGCGCCGAAGCCATGGACGACATGATGACCAAGGATCCGCAACTGGCTGCCAGCCTGATTGCACTGCTGGCCCGCAAGCTCTCGCTGCGCCTGCGGGTGGTAAGTGCCCGCCTGAGCGACAACCAGAAGTGA
- a CDS encoding type IV pilus twitching motility protein PilT has protein sequence MDITQLLAFSVKNKASDLHLSAGLPPMIRVHGDVRRINVDALDHKTVHGMVYDIMSDSQRKTYEEFLEVDFSFEIEGLARFRVNAFNQNRGAAAVFRTIPSKILTLEQLNAPKIFGDLALKPRGLVLVTGPTGSGKSTTLAAMVNYLNETEYGHILTVEDPIEFVHESKKCLINQREVGPMTLSFAAALKSALREDPDAILVGEMRDLETIRLAMTAAETGHLVFGTLHTSSAAKTIDRIIDVFPAEEKEMVRAMLSESLQAVISQTLCKTKDGSGRVAAHEIMLGTSAIRNLIREAKVAQMYSTIQTSNSVGMQTLDQNLTDLVRRNIISPAEARSKAKIPENFPG, from the coding sequence GTGGACATTACCCAACTGCTCGCGTTCAGCGTCAAGAACAAGGCCTCCGATCTTCACCTGTCCGCGGGCCTGCCGCCCATGATCCGGGTCCACGGCGATGTACGGCGCATCAATGTCGATGCGCTGGACCACAAGACGGTCCACGGCATGGTGTACGACATCATGAGCGACTCGCAGCGCAAGACGTATGAAGAGTTTCTCGAAGTCGACTTCTCGTTTGAAATCGAAGGCCTGGCCCGTTTCCGGGTCAACGCCTTCAACCAGAACCGCGGCGCGGCCGCCGTGTTCCGGACGATTCCCAGCAAGATCCTGACGCTGGAGCAGCTCAATGCTCCCAAGATCTTCGGCGACCTGGCCCTCAAGCCGCGCGGCCTGGTGCTGGTGACCGGGCCCACGGGCTCGGGCAAGTCCACCACGCTGGCGGCCATGGTGAATTACCTCAATGAAACCGAATACGGCCACATCCTCACAGTGGAAGACCCGATCGAGTTCGTGCACGAGTCCAAAAAGTGCCTGATCAACCAGCGCGAAGTCGGCCCCATGACGCTGTCGTTCGCGGCGGCGCTCAAGTCGGCACTGCGTGAAGACCCGGACGCCATCCTGGTGGGTGAAATGCGCGACCTGGAAACCATCCGCCTGGCCATGACGGCTGCGGAAACGGGCCACCTGGTGTTCGGCACGCTGCACACATCGAGTGCCGCCAAGACGATTGACCGGATCATCGACGTGTTCCCGGCCGAAGAAAAGGAAATGGTTCGCGCGATGCTGTCCGAATCGCTGCAGGCAGTCATCTCGCAGACGCTGTGCAAGACCAAGGATGGCTCGGGCCGCGTGGCGGCGCACGAGATCATGCTGGGCACCAGCGCCATCCGCAACCTGATCCGCGAGGCCAAGGTGGCGCAGATGTACTCCACCATCCAGACCAGCAACAGCGTGGGCATGCAGACGCTGGACCAGAACCTGACCGACCTGGTGCGCCGCAACATCATCAGCCCGGCCGAAGCCCGCAGCAAGGCCAAGATCCCCGAGAACTTCCCCGGCTGA
- a CDS encoding YggS family pyridoxal phosphate-dependent enzyme, with protein sequence MTTIANNLQQVLGRIAQACRAAGCDPASVSLLAVSKTFGAPAVLEAAAAGQRDFGENYIQEGVDKIAAVRAALPGVALQWHCIGPIQSNKTRLVAEHFDWVHTVDRLKIAERLSAQRPDHLPPLQVCIQVNIDGGPTKSGVAPRDALDLVRAVAKLPRLAVRGIMCIPDHAPEFEAQLAIHISARALFDQIAELREPGLAQFDTLSLGMTADLEAAIQAGSTLVRVGTGVFGGRTYPAA encoded by the coding sequence ATGACCACGATTGCTAACAACCTCCAACAGGTTCTGGGCAGGATCGCGCAGGCATGCCGGGCTGCCGGCTGCGATCCGGCCAGCGTTTCCTTGCTGGCGGTTTCCAAGACCTTCGGCGCACCGGCGGTGCTGGAGGCGGCAGCCGCAGGCCAGCGCGACTTTGGTGAAAACTACATCCAGGAGGGTGTGGACAAGATTGCCGCCGTGCGCGCTGCCCTGCCTGGTGTGGCGCTGCAATGGCACTGCATTGGCCCTATCCAGAGCAACAAGACCCGACTGGTGGCCGAGCACTTTGACTGGGTGCACACGGTGGACCGGCTCAAGATCGCCGAGCGCCTGTCGGCCCAGCGGCCCGATCACTTGCCGCCGCTGCAGGTATGTATCCAGGTCAACATCGACGGTGGGCCCACCAAGTCGGGCGTGGCCCCGCGCGATGCGCTGGACCTGGTCCGCGCTGTCGCAAAACTGCCACGGCTTGCCGTGCGGGGGATCATGTGCATCCCGGACCATGCTCCTGAATTTGAAGCGCAACTCGCAATCCACATCAGCGCCAGAGCGCTTTTTGATCAGATTGCTGAGCTCCGGGAGCCAGGCCTTGCGCAGTTCGACACCCTGTCCCTGGGCATGACCGCCGACCTGGAGGCCGCCATCCAGGCCGGCAGCACGCTGGTGCGTGTGGGCACCGGTGTGTTTGGTGGACGGACCTACCCCGCCGCTTGA
- the ltaE gene encoding low-specificity L-threonine aldolase, with protein sequence MPDFRSDTVTQPTPAMREAMFKAPLGDDVFADDPSVNALQEHAAELLGFEAALFAPSGTQTNLIALWGHCQRGDEAIVGQSWHTYRWEAGGMAVLGSIQPQPVETQPDGTLRIADIAAAIKPDDPHFARTRLVVLENTTGGQVLPTPYIAEVAQLARSRGLAMHLDGARMFNAATANAARNDTDVYDEARALCSHFDSASLCLSKGLGAPVGSLVLGSRDFIRQARRTRKILGGGMRQAGVLAAAGHYALQQHVHRLAEDHARLDRLAQGLAEANRSHPALQGRITVLPWQTNILFTDLHAEVAPAFTAWLAQHGVRVTSSLYGGATRLRWVTHLDVSEADVTAALDCVARFALPG encoded by the coding sequence ATGCCAGACTTTCGCAGTGACACCGTGACCCAGCCCACCCCTGCCATGCGCGAGGCCATGTTCAAGGCCCCGCTGGGCGACGATGTATTTGCCGACGACCCTTCGGTGAACGCACTGCAGGAGCACGCCGCCGAACTGCTGGGTTTTGAAGCGGCGCTGTTCGCCCCCTCGGGCACGCAGACCAACCTGATCGCGCTGTGGGGCCACTGCCAGCGCGGCGACGAGGCCATCGTGGGCCAGAGCTGGCACACCTACCGCTGGGAGGCGGGCGGCATGGCAGTGCTGGGCTCCATCCAGCCCCAGCCGGTGGAAACCCAACCTGACGGCACGCTGCGCATCGCCGACATCGCCGCCGCCATCAAACCCGACGACCCGCACTTTGCCCGCACCCGCCTTGTGGTGCTGGAGAACACCACCGGCGGCCAGGTACTGCCCACGCCCTACATCGCCGAAGTGGCGCAGCTGGCACGCAGCCGCGGCCTCGCCATGCACCTGGATGGCGCGCGCATGTTCAATGCGGCCACGGCCAATGCCGCGCGCAACGACACAGACGTGTATGACGAAGCGCGCGCGCTGTGCAGCCACTTTGATTCCGCGTCGCTGTGCCTGAGCAAGGGCCTGGGCGCGCCCGTGGGCTCGCTGGTGCTGGGCTCGCGCGACTTCATCCGCCAGGCGCGCCGCACGCGCAAGATCCTGGGTGGCGGCATGCGGCAGGCAGGCGTGCTGGCGGCTGCGGGCCACTATGCGCTGCAGCAGCATGTGCACCGCCTGGCCGAAGACCACGCCCGCCTGGACCGGCTGGCGCAAGGGCTGGCCGAGGCCAACCGCAGCCACCCGGCGTTGCAGGGCCGCATCACGGTACTGCCGTGGCAGACCAACATCCTCTTCACCGACCTGCATGCGGAGGTGGCGCCCGCCTTCACCGCCTGGCTGGCCCAGCATGGTGTGCGCGTGACCAGCAGCCTCTATGGCGGCGCCACGCGGCTGCGCTGGGTGACGCACCTGGATGTGAGCGAGGCAGACGTGACGGCGGCGCTGGACTGCGTGGCGCGCTTCGCGCTGCCGGGCTGA